A segment of the Candidatus Poribacteria bacterium genome:
GCGGAGCGATTTGGCAGCGAGAAGGGAACGAAGTCCTGCCGCACAGTAGACAACGACCTTTTGGTCCCGGTCGGGAATATAATTTTCAACCGAAAATTCGAGCATCCCGCGTGTGACATGGACAGCGTTGGGGATATAACCGGCACGATATTCATCTTCATCGCGAACGTCCAGCAGTACGAAATCGCTGTCTTGGTCCTGTTCGGCTTTTACTTCGTCGACTGTTACTTCTGGTATTTCTGTTTTGGCTTCCTCAACGATTTGCCTGTAGGATTTCATAAAATTTTTCTCCTGAGGAGAAGGAATATGAAGGTCAAGGTTCATATTCTGGCTCTATAAATTTTTAGTTTTTGGCATTTCCAAAATTATATCACAACTGCGTGATATTGTCAATTTTTAAATTTTAGGACTTACACAGAATCCTCTTTTGTCAGATCTCACTTCAGACCTCAACGCAAAACGATTGAACAAGGCACTTTTTTACTTGACAAAGGTTAGCAAATATACTATAATTATATTATACCTACTTTCAAAGGAGGATGGACGCTGCAAATCTGTCAAAACTGAATACCTGATTAACACCCACAATCTTCACCGACAAAATGTTACACTTTTCGCCAAATTATTTTTTTTACGGGAAAAAATAAAACGCTAACAAACCCTTATGGAGACTGGGTTCTCTAACGTTACATACGACACACCAAATGTTACACTGGTGTAACATTTTTAAGGTGGATTTCTGAAAAATATACCATTAAGTTAATATCATATTCACCTCCGTATAATCTTGCAAATCCTCCAATCCTGCCCATTCTGATTTGCGGCGTACTCGCCTAAATGCGACGTGCATTCTGACAATCCACTGCCAAAATATTTACACACCCAAAATTAACTAAAAAATTGACACACAAGTTGTGGATATGCTAAAATGGATGTGGACATGGACAATAGGCCCAACAGATTAAGGCATTATCTCTAACGGCTGACCCATAGCATCAGAGAAGAAGGGGTATCAATGTTGTATACAAATCCTTTTCAACAACCCGGGCAGTGGTATCGCGGGAATACACATAGCCACAGTACAGAATCCGATGGACAACTTTCGATCGGAGATCGGTTTGCTGCATATCGGGACGCAGGCTATGATTTCCTCGTGCTAACCGACCACCGCAAGGTTAACGATGTACAGGCTTACACCACACCGGACTTTTTGGCAATATCAGGGAGCGAAGTGCATCCTGATAATCCCTATGGTGGTGATACCTACCACTTCGTCGCCATTAACATACACGAACGCATAAACTGCTCGGAAATGCATCCAAACGCAGTGCTTGATGACATTAAGGCACAAGGGGGTGAAGCAGTTTTGTGTCACCCTTATTGGTCAGGACATACCATTTTAGATTATCTGCCGTTGCGGGAATATTTCGCTATTGAAGTCTACAACGACAGTTGTGTGGGCATCGGCAAAGAATTTTCAGAACAAGCATGGGATGATTTGTTGGATAGAGGCGGACCTGTTCTCGGTATCGCTGCTGATGATTCGCACGGGACAGAAGATGATTGCTTTCACGGATGGATTATGGTCAAGGCGGAAGAATTGACGCTTGAGAGCATCATGGAATCGCTTCGGACTGGGGCGTTCTATTCTACACTCGGACCTGAAATCAAGGACCTGACGTTAGATGGAAAAGAATTAACCGTCAAATGTTCGGAAGCACAATCGATTGTTTTTAAAGCGCAGTGCAGTCGTGGGAAGCGGGTCCTACCATCTGAAGGTGAACGCTTGACCGAGGCGACCTATAGCATTCCAGAAAGTGTGAAATACGTTCGCGTTGAAATAACCGACGAAACCGGCAAGAAAGCTTGGTCGAACCCCTTCTTTTTCTAAGCGAGTATCTTGGCAGATAAGATTGCCTTTCTACGGGTGTTCCGATTCAATAATAGGACTTACGCACTCCCCCGGTAGGTGCGGTTTCCTAACCGCACCGATTGCGACAAGATAGACTGAATTCTCTGATTTTGCGTAAGCCCTGTCAATAACTTAGAAAATCATGAGAGAAGAAGGAGCAGCAATGTTCAATACAAATCCTTTTCAACAACCCGGGCAGTGGTATCGCGGGAATACACATAGCCACAGTACAGAATCCGATGGACAACTTTCCGTCTCAGATCGGTTCGCTGCATACCGGGACGCAGGCTACGATTTCCTCGTGCTAACTGATCACCGCAAGGTTAACGATGTAGGGGCTTACACAACATCCGATTTTTTGGCAATATCGGGGAGCGAGGTGCATCCTGAAAATCCTTATGGCGGTGGGACGTACCACATCGTCGCTATTAATATACATGAACGCATAAACTGCGCGAAGATGCACCCGAACGCAGTAATTGATGATATTAAGTCACAGGGTGGTGAAGCGGTTTTGTGTCATCCGTATTGGTGTGGACATACGATCCTGGATTATCTGCCGTTGCACGGTTATTTCGCCGTTGAAGTCTATAATGACACCTGTATGGGTATCGGCAAAGGGTTTTCAGAACAGGCGTGGGACGATTTACTGGATAGGGGTGGACCTGTTCTCGGTATCGCTGCCGATGACGCACACGGGACAGAACACGACTGCTTCCACGGATGGATTATGGTCAAAGCGGAAGAACTGACGCTTGATGGCATCATGGAATCGCTTCGGACGGGCGCGTTCTATTCTACGCTTGGACCCGAAATCAAGGACCTGACGTTAGATGGAAAAGAGTTGACCGTCAAATGTTCGGAAGCACAATCAATTGTTTTTAAAGCGCAGTGCAGTCGTGGCAAGCGAGTTCTACCGGCTGAAGGTGAACGCTTGACCGAGGCGACCTACAGTATTCCGGAAAGTGTGAAATACGTTCGCGTTGAAATAACCGACGAAACGGGTAAGAAGGCCTGGTCAAACCCTTTCTTTTTCTAAGGTAACATCTTGACGTTTCTCGTCGCCTTTTTCGCGGGTGCATCCGATGCAAAACATTCTGGTCTGCCAAACAGGGGGATGGATCGGCGATATGGTGCTGCTGACTCCCGCGTTGCGCGCCCTGAAACGTACATATCTTGAATCTAATCTGACACTTCTCTTGCGACCGCGCGTGGCAGATTTAATGCAAACGCACCCTTATGTTGACACCTGCCTCGTTGATAACAAAACAGAAGGCCGCTATCGATCCGTTAGGAACCTTGTGCGCCAACTACGGGATAGCGTATTTGACATTGCCGTTGTACTGCATCCGACCTCATTCCGAAACGCGCTCCTACCGTTCCTTGCACGCGTTCCAATACGTGTTGGAACAAATGTCAGTGGACGTGGGATGCTGCTAACAGGGTCTTGTAAAGACGACACAGGGGTACATGAAGTCCACCGATACCTACACGTTCTAAAACTGCTCAATATTGACACTGCGCCATCTTCTTTGGAGTTTTGGCATACAGATGCAGATCGACAGTTTGTTGAACGTCTCTTACGTGCTGAAGGTATATTGCCGGAGAACCGCATTGTCGCTCTCAATTTAGGCACTACATGGGCAACGAAACGATGGGATGTAACGAACTTTGCCGATCTTATCCAGCAAATTGTCCGTTTGCTACCGAAAATTAAAGTCGTGTTAGTCGGTTCGTCTGAAGAAGTGGAACTTGCGGAATCCCTTCCGGCTTCGTTATCGGTTATTAATTTCGTCGGGAAAACAGGGATTCTCCAACTGGGTGCGTTGTTGGAAAGATGCGAAGTGTGTGTAACTTGTGATAGCGGTCCGATGCACATTGCTGCAGCAGTTGGCACCCCAACGCTGGCACTCTTCGGTCCAACGAGCCCGACGCGCCATCAACCTTACGGAACAGGGCATACCGTTATTGAGAAACTTGTCTCTTGTCGTCCGTGTTACAAACAGATATGTCATCGACAGGATGCACCGCATCTCTGCATGAAAGAAATAGGCACTGCTGAGGTTCTGAAAGCATTGGAGATTAAGTTACGTCAGAAAACGGACGCTGCTTAAATTAAATAGGACTTGCGCAGACAGGCGATGGATCGCCTTACTACCAACAGATACACTTTTATAAGGACGTGTGTTTCAAAAGCTGCATAGTTCGTAGTAGCGCAATTTATTGCGCGTTGCGTAAGTCCTGTTAAATATGAAACGTAGAAAAAAGGAGAGTGAATGAGAAATATCCGCGCATTGGTATTTGATTTCGGCGGGACTTTAGATGGAAACGGTATCCATTGGTTAGAACGGACCTACCTGTTCATCCGTAAGCACTGCCCAGAAATTACACGTGAGGCATTCGACGAGGCAGATAAAGCGACAATAACAGAATTCTTTCTCGGTGATCCTTCTCACGAGTGGTCTTACCAAGACGGTTCGATGCTGCCCGTAGGTGCGGTCGCGTCTGAGCATGCGGCGCGCTGTAATTTGCGAGAAACTGCCGACGCGATTGCTTCGGGAATTTATAGGCGATTAGGGCTAAGCAAGCAGATGAAAGATGAGTATGTTGACTGGTTCTGTGCAGGGGCTGCCGAGAGACTCGCGGAAAATCGGCGATGGCTTAAAACGCTTCATGACACCTATCAACTCGCTGTAATTAGCAATAACTTTGGGAATACACAAGGCTGGTGTGACGACTATGGACTTTCCCCACTGTTTGGGGCGATTATAGATTCTACGGTTTTGGGGATAGCGAAGCCAGATGTTCGTATCTTTGAAGCAGCTTTGTCCAAGTTGAACGTGGCACCGAACCAAGCGATTTATGTTGGGGATAGTTACGCTGCGGATATGGTCGGCGGGAAGAACGCAGGTATGTGGACTGCGTGGCTTATCGGTGATGCGGACAAAACGTGTCCGGACCCATCTATGGTTGATGTCAAGCTCTCGCACCTACACGAGTTGACCGATTTTTTGGATGCGTCGTAAAATTTTGAGTGGAAGTGGGCAGACGTTTCATTCTGCCCATCAACCCAAGTGGCGAATATAAAAACTCGTCGCTACATTTCTCGGTGGAGACCGATAACTTTACCGAGTATTATCACCTCATTAATGTTAAAAATACTCGGTTCAATGGCAGGATTTTCCGGTTGTAACCGGACTTGGTCACCATCAATAAAGAAACGTTTTACGGTTGCTTCGTCTTCAACCATAGCGACAACGATATCGCCCGGATCTGCATCCGATTGTCTCTTAACGATAACATAATCACCTTCTAAGATACCGACCCCGATCATACTTGAACCGATGATCCGGAGGGCGAAGCATTCATAGTTATTTACCATACGCGTCGGAATAGGAAGGGTGCCTTCAATATTTTGTGAAGCGAGAAGAGGTGTTCCTGCCGCTACACGTCCAAAAATCGGGATTTCTATAATATCCCGTTCTGCTTCTGTCAGAATCGGATTCGCGCTCTGTTCTTCAAGCCATTTACTGGTCTCGATTTTAGGTTGTGCTTCCTTCAAAACGGAAATCGCACGCGGTTTACCTTCTTCGCGTCCAATATACTTCTTTTTCTCAAGCGCGTTGAGGTGGTCATGTGCCGCCTTTTCTGAAAAACCGAATTGGCTGCCAATCTCACGAATGGTTGGCGGATAACCGTTCTTAATACATCGCTGGATGAAATTAAAAATCTCGCGCTGCCTTTTGGTCAGGTTCTTTGCCATGAGTAAATCTCCTTTAACTCATGATAAGTGTTGGTTAATATACGTATATTATACTATATGCAGGTTAAGAAAGCAAGAAAAAATTGAATATTTTATGTTAACTTGCATAAATCAGTTCCACAAAAGTGAAACCGAACAGGGTTGCTAACGTCTTAATTGAAGGGAAAAATTTAGAAATGGAAAGTCCAACACTCTTTACATCCTTTTTTACGCATAGCCATCTTATCGTTGAGAAGTCCCCACCCCTCTCTACTGTCTTGCATCGCTTATGTATTGTGTTTGTCCTGTTCGTCACAAGTACGAGTTTCGGATTGGCACAAGAGAAAGTAGAGAAAGTAAAACTTGATGCTGTCGTCAAGAACTTCACGCTCAAAGACGCTACGGGGACCCCGCACACTTTATACAAATTGAGCGAGGAAAAATCTGCTACTGTCGTTCTGTTTCTCGCTACGCAATGTCCAATAGTGACCGATTATGCGGAACGGATTGTCACTTTGGCTAAGACTTATGGCGAAAAAAATGTGCAGTTTATCGGTATCAATTCAAACAGACAAGAGAAGGTTAAAGAGATTTTGGAATATAGTGAGAAGCACAAATTTGAATTCACTGTACTAAAGGACCCAGAGAACGATATTGCGGACTATTTTGGAGCCAGAAGAACGCCTGAGATATTTCTGATCGATGCAAAACGTGCCCTCCGTTACATGGGAGCAATTGACAACAGCCCCAAAGAACCCACGAAGCACTATCTCCAGAACGCCTTAGATTTAGTGATTGCTGGAGAAAATATTTCCAAGGAATCCAAAAGGACCAGAGCGGTGGGTTGTACCATTAAGCGCGTGCGGAAAACCAGTGTGGATAGAACGCCGTAAATACTCGTCCATAGCCTCGTTCTCTGTTGAACATCACCGTGGAGGTGAAAAAACAAAATGCTTCGATTCTTATACCATTGTTTTCAAGCAGTCCTAAGCCTGTTTTGGGTGGTGTGTATTCTTGTATTTATAGCGATCTTCGCCGGAATCGGGTTTGTGGGTGGTATTTTCTTCGCGTGTTGGGAAGATGTGCGCGGCATCGATCTCGATCGGCTTGAATATAATGTGGATACCGAAACATGGCGGCAACACTTAGAGGTTTATTCTTCGGTCTGCGAAGTACGAAAAGCGGATAAAATTGCATTTTTGGTTGATAAATTGAACCGGCTGGAATATAAACGGGTTGCTGAAATTATTCCAAAATTGAGCGAACCGGGTGAGTACGCCGAGACCGTGGATACTAAAGGGAACCGCACCCTACGTATCCACCTGCGGGATTTTGAATATCCGCATCTTGACGTAGAAGCAGGACATGTTCAAATTTCGGTTCGGGACGGAAGAATAACCGACATTCGCAGTGGTGATGGTGCTGTGCGCAAGAATTTTTATCTTCAACCGGAGATGATAGCCGAATTCGCTGATGATGAAGGTTCTACGCGACGTTTGATTCCGCTCCTTCAGATGCCTACGAAATTGACAGGGGCATTCATTGCTATTGAGGATCACCGTTTTTCCAACCACTGGGGAATTGATATTATACGCCTCACCGGGGCAGTGAAGAATACCGTTGTGCACGGCAGCCGATTGGCTGGGACAAGCACGCTAACGCAGCAGTTAGCGCGAAATATTTACCTGTTTAATCAGAGATCTAAAAGAAGCGTCGTCCGCAAAACGAGAGAAATTCTCCTCGCTGTGAGGATTGAAAAGGTTTTCTCTAAAGATGAAATTTTAGAGCGTTACCTGAATCATGTAGACTTAGGTAGATCGAGATATGGCGGCAAAACTTTTTACGGTGTTCAGCAAGCAGCTCTCGGATATTTTGGGAAAGAGGTGTCAGAACTCAGCTACCACGAATGTGCCTTGCTCGCAGCCCTTCCCAAAGGGCCTTTCGCCTTTTCGCCGTTTTCCAATCCCCATGATGCTAAGTATCGGCGTGATGTCGTCCTTGACAGAATGTTGGCTGAAGAATACATTCCAGCATCTGAGTGGCTTGCCAGTCGAAATGCTCCCTTACTTCCACAAAATCTGGATGAGAATCGGACCAGAATTATCGCAAAGGAGGCGGGGCACTTCCTTGAGTATATCCGCGAAGAACTCGTCCGGCTCCCAGAACTTAAAGACAAGTTGTATAGTGACGGTCTAAAGGTTTACACGACTATAGATATGTCTATGCAAGCCGTCGCTGAACGAGAAGTCGCAAAGCATCTCCGCTACATGGATGGCACGTACGGCCCAAGAAGCCTACCGAATTATGATACGAATAAACGGAATCTGCACGGTATTGATCCGATTAATAGTTATTTGCAAGCTGCACTGATTGCGTTTGAACCGAAGACTGGACATGTTAAAGCGATGGTAGGTGGACGCGATTACAATATCACCAAGACGGAGATTAATTACTACAATCGCGCGATTGGAAGCGCAAGGCGGCAACCTGGATCTGCCTTTAAACCGATTGTTTTCGCTGCTTTATTGGAAGATCCGTCCATCATAACGCCAGCAACAGTCATCTCTGATAAAAGATGGGGGATCGTTCCCTTCCCCGGACAGAAGACGTGGTATCCGCGGAATTATAGCGAAAGATTTAGAGGGAACGTCACGATGCGCGATGTACTAACGCGATCGATTAACGTGCCGACAGCGAAAGCCGTTTTGGAGACACCAATAGGCGACAACGGTATTTGGGAAGGGATAAATCGCGTCGTCGATTTAACGAAACGTATGGGTGTTGAGAGTCCAATGGACCCCAAACCTGCGCTCACTTTAGGCGCGTCCGGCATGACAGTCCTTGAGTTAACCTCAGCGTATGGCATCTTTGCAAACGGCGGAATCCACACGAAACCGGTACATATTCAATATATCCTTGATACAACGGGAACCGTAATCTATCCGTCCGAAGACCATCAGGTCGAACGCGCCCGTGTTTTAGATGAAAAGATCGCGTATCAGATTACTTCGTCTTTAGAGAATGTAATTCAAAACGGAACGGGTAGACGTGCAGGACGGATGGGGCTTACCCGACCGGCAGCCGGTAAGACGGGAACTACTAATGATAACGTGGACGCATGGTTCGTCGGTTATACCGCTGATTTGGTCGTCGGTGTTTGGGTCGGATTTGATAAAAATCGCTCAAGTCGTCGCAATTACAATCAGGAAGGCGCGAAAGCAGCGCTGCCAATCTGGGCACAATTTGTAATTGATTCAGCACGCGGACCCCATGAGGAATTTCCGGTGCCTGAGGGCATTGTCTTCCGCGACATTGATAAGAAGAGCGGACTTCTTAAAAGGGTAGATTGCCCCGAGGAGAACATTCACACAGAGCCGTTTATTGAAGGACAGGAACCCCAAAAACTTTGTAATTTGCAGCATTAGAAGATACATCTCTCTACACATTTTTGGCAAGATATGGTATACTATATAAAATGCATTGCATACCATATCAATTTCTTGTAGTTCCGAGATAACGCATTCCCCACAACCCAGATTCCTAAAGGCAATCGGAATCTGTGAGAAGGAGCAAGAAGCCGAAATGAGAGAGAATTGGGAATTGCTAACGGAGATTGACGCTCCAGAAAATGACATCCCCGAATTGAATGATGCGGAATTTGAGTTAATCTCAGATTTCACACCCCAAGGCGATCAACCCGCAGCGATTGATAAACTCACAAATGGACTGCTACGGGGTGATAAAGCACAGACTTTGCTCGGTGTGACGGGGTCTGGCAAGACCTATACCATGGCGAATGTTATCCAAAACGTTCAATTGCCCACACTCGTCATCTCACCCAACAAGACACTTTGCGCCCAGCTCTACAACGAATTCCGAACATTTTTTCCAAATAACGCCGTTCACTACTTCGTCAGTGATTACGAGTATTATCAGCCAGAGGCATACATCCCTGCTACCGATACCTTTATTGAAAAGGATGTCCGTATTAATGAGGAAATCACGCGAATGCGGCTCGCTGCAACTGCGTCCCTAATATCGCGTCGAGATGTTATTGTTGTTGCAAGTGTTTCTTGCCTTTATGGTCTCGGATCTCCGCGTGAATTTGAGAACCAAAGAGTTCAGATAACCGTGGGTGATGAAATTCGGCGCGACAGTCTCCTACGTGCTTTAGTGGATATTCAATACGTCCGCAACGACGTTGAATTCTGGCAAGGGGTCTTCCGAGCACGCGGCGATGTCGTTGAGGTGTTTCCGGCTTATAGCGAGAACGCGTATCGTATTGAACTCTTCGGGGACGAGATTGATCGTATTAACGAAATTGACACCACAACCGGTGAAGTGTTAAAACG
Coding sequences within it:
- a CDS encoding CehA/McbA family metallohydrolase, which translates into the protein MLYTNPFQQPGQWYRGNTHSHSTESDGQLSIGDRFAAYRDAGYDFLVLTDHRKVNDVQAYTTPDFLAISGSEVHPDNPYGGDTYHFVAINIHERINCSEMHPNAVLDDIKAQGGEAVLCHPYWSGHTILDYLPLREYFAIEVYNDSCVGIGKEFSEQAWDDLLDRGGPVLGIAADDSHGTEDDCFHGWIMVKAEELTLESIMESLRTGAFYSTLGPEIKDLTLDGKELTVKCSEAQSIVFKAQCSRGKRVLPSEGERLTEATYSIPESVKYVRVEITDETGKKAWSNPFFF
- a CDS encoding CehA/McbA family metallohydrolase, producing the protein MFNTNPFQQPGQWYRGNTHSHSTESDGQLSVSDRFAAYRDAGYDFLVLTDHRKVNDVGAYTTSDFLAISGSEVHPENPYGGGTYHIVAINIHERINCAKMHPNAVIDDIKSQGGEAVLCHPYWCGHTILDYLPLHGYFAVEVYNDTCMGIGKGFSEQAWDDLLDRGGPVLGIAADDAHGTEHDCFHGWIMVKAEELTLDGIMESLRTGAFYSTLGPEIKDLTLDGKELTVKCSEAQSIVFKAQCSRGKRVLPAEGERLTEATYSIPESVKYVRVEITDETGKKAWSNPFFF
- the waaF gene encoding lipopolysaccharide heptosyltransferase II, whose protein sequence is MQNILVCQTGGWIGDMVLLTPALRALKRTYLESNLTLLLRPRVADLMQTHPYVDTCLVDNKTEGRYRSVRNLVRQLRDSVFDIAVVLHPTSFRNALLPFLARVPIRVGTNVSGRGMLLTGSCKDDTGVHEVHRYLHVLKLLNIDTAPSSLEFWHTDADRQFVERLLRAEGILPENRIVALNLGTTWATKRWDVTNFADLIQQIVRLLPKIKVVLVGSSEEVELAESLPASLSVINFVGKTGILQLGALLERCEVCVTCDSGPMHIAAAVGTPTLALFGPTSPTRHQPYGTGHTVIEKLVSCRPCYKQICHRQDAPHLCMKEIGTAEVLKALEIKLRQKTDAA
- a CDS encoding HAD family hydrolase, which encodes MRNIRALVFDFGGTLDGNGIHWLERTYLFIRKHCPEITREAFDEADKATITEFFLGDPSHEWSYQDGSMLPVGAVASEHAARCNLRETADAIASGIYRRLGLSKQMKDEYVDWFCAGAAERLAENRRWLKTLHDTYQLAVISNNFGNTQGWCDDYGLSPLFGAIIDSTVLGIAKPDVRIFEAALSKLNVAPNQAIYVGDSYAADMVGGKNAGMWTAWLIGDADKTCPDPSMVDVKLSHLHELTDFLDAS
- the lexA gene encoding transcriptional repressor LexA, which codes for MAKNLTKRQREIFNFIQRCIKNGYPPTIREIGSQFGFSEKAAHDHLNALEKKKYIGREEGKPRAISVLKEAQPKIETSKWLEEQSANPILTEAERDIIEIPIFGRVAAGTPLLASQNIEGTLPIPTRMVNNYECFALRIIGSSMIGVGILEGDYVIVKRQSDADPGDIVVAMVEDEATVKRFFIDGDQVRLQPENPAIEPSIFNINEVIILGKVIGLHREM
- a CDS encoding redoxin domain-containing protein; translation: MESPTLFTSFFTHSHLIVEKSPPLSTVLHRLCIVFVLFVTSTSFGLAQEKVEKVKLDAVVKNFTLKDATGTPHTLYKLSEEKSATVVLFLATQCPIVTDYAERIVTLAKTYGEKNVQFIGINSNRQEKVKEILEYSEKHKFEFTVLKDPENDIADYFGARRTPEIFLIDAKRALRYMGAIDNSPKEPTKHYLQNALDLVIAGENISKESKRTRAVGCTIKRVRKTSVDRTP
- a CDS encoding PBP1A family penicillin-binding protein; translated protein: MLRFLYHCFQAVLSLFWVVCILVFIAIFAGIGFVGGIFFACWEDVRGIDLDRLEYNVDTETWRQHLEVYSSVCEVRKADKIAFLVDKLNRLEYKRVAEIIPKLSEPGEYAETVDTKGNRTLRIHLRDFEYPHLDVEAGHVQISVRDGRITDIRSGDGAVRKNFYLQPEMIAEFADDEGSTRRLIPLLQMPTKLTGAFIAIEDHRFSNHWGIDIIRLTGAVKNTVVHGSRLAGTSTLTQQLARNIYLFNQRSKRSVVRKTREILLAVRIEKVFSKDEILERYLNHVDLGRSRYGGKTFYGVQQAALGYFGKEVSELSYHECALLAALPKGPFAFSPFSNPHDAKYRRDVVLDRMLAEEYIPASEWLASRNAPLLPQNLDENRTRIIAKEAGHFLEYIREELVRLPELKDKLYSDGLKVYTTIDMSMQAVAEREVAKHLRYMDGTYGPRSLPNYDTNKRNLHGIDPINSYLQAALIAFEPKTGHVKAMVGGRDYNITKTEINYYNRAIGSARRQPGSAFKPIVFAALLEDPSIITPATVISDKRWGIVPFPGQKTWYPRNYSERFRGNVTMRDVLTRSINVPTAKAVLETPIGDNGIWEGINRVVDLTKRMGVESPMDPKPALTLGASGMTVLELTSAYGIFANGGIHTKPVHIQYILDTTGTVIYPSEDHQVERARVLDEKIAYQITSSLENVIQNGTGRRAGRMGLTRPAAGKTGTTNDNVDAWFVGYTADLVVGVWVGFDKNRSSRRNYNQEGAKAALPIWAQFVIDSARGPHEEFPVPEGIVFRDIDKKSGLLKRVDCPEENIHTEPFIEGQEPQKLCNLQH